TCAACAATGACAGTGACTTTAATTATCGTAGGGGCTATTCTATTGATGATCGTTTCTCTGTTCTTAATTAAGAAAGTAACTGCATTTTTTACTAAAAAGTTATTAGAATATAAATTTAATAAGCAGAATACGAATGTGTAATCAAATGGCAAAGAAGTAAGCTTTCTTGCCATTTTTTTAATATAAAAGTATAAGGTTCGTCTACTAATAGAGATTTAGAATTAGAAAACTGTATGAGTGTTGCATCACTTTGTGATTGTATTCCTATAATGTAGTATGCATTCACGTAAATTTGAATGGGAGCTCGATGATGTTTAAGAGGGAATAAGATGAGCGTCTCATTAATGA
The DNA window shown above is from Staphylococcus sp. M0911 and carries:
- a CDS encoding competence protein ComK, translating into MNQITTSQLLYIQTGIGPKSVTQCHYQQYDISLPITINHTLIYLLELHQKSLPLQKKLAKRLLQINKKITLFINETLILFPLKHHRAPIQIYVNAYYIIGIQSQSDATLIQFSNSKSLLVDEPYTFILKKWQESLLLCHLITHSYSAY